The following coding sequences are from one uncultured Devosia sp. window:
- a CDS encoding ABC transporter ATP-binding protein/permease: protein MSSDSAENKPSVSADEGSVFSTVRNLWSYMWPADRPDLRWRVVLAIGALLASKVATTLIPFAYKGIIDSLDGSAPNNALVMGLAVPIVLVIAYALGNVIDAGFQQLRDVWFASVGQHAVRKLALETFHHMHRLSLRFHLARRTGGLSRVIERGTKGIETVVRFAMLNIVPTIVEFIVTAVIFVWLFGVSYLGVLVAMIWGYLYFTIKASNWRIAIRRDMNNSDTDANGKAIDSLLNYETVKYFANEKMEAERYDASMAGYERSAIRIWTSLGFLNFGQAVIFYAGFLIISIMAVVGVMNQTLTLGDFVLLNTFLMQVYRPLNFIGFVYRELRQGLTDIEEMFKLLDQKPEVVDKPDAKPLAVTGPVIRFNDVTFHYDPERPILKGVSFEVPAGKTLAIVGPTGAGKSTISRLLYRFYDVTGGSITIDDQDLRDITQTSLRSSIGMVPQDTVLFNDTIGYNIEYGRPGANIEEVRSAAAMAQVGPFIESLPHGYDTPVGERGLKLSGGEKQRVAIARTILKAPSILILDEATSALDTKTERDIQSALDVVSKNRTTVVIAHRLSTVVNADEIIVLREGVVAERGHHTELLAQDGLYAQMWNRQREATEAEEKLLETANDPDGFVKRGTPAAE from the coding sequence ATGTCGTCTGACAGCGCTGAAAACAAGCCGTCCGTTAGCGCGGACGAAGGATCGGTATTTTCTACCGTCAGGAACCTGTGGTCCTACATGTGGCCTGCAGATCGCCCCGATCTGCGCTGGCGCGTCGTGCTGGCCATCGGCGCTTTGCTTGCCAGCAAGGTCGCCACCACCCTCATTCCCTTCGCCTACAAGGGCATCATCGACAGCCTCGACGGTTCGGCCCCCAACAATGCCTTGGTCATGGGCCTGGCCGTGCCCATCGTCCTCGTCATCGCCTATGCCCTGGGCAATGTCATCGATGCCGGCTTCCAGCAGCTACGCGACGTCTGGTTTGCCAGCGTCGGCCAGCATGCCGTGCGCAAGCTGGCGCTCGAAACCTTCCACCACATGCATCGCCTTTCGCTGCGCTTCCATCTGGCGCGCCGCACCGGTGGGCTGAGCCGCGTCATCGAGCGCGGCACCAAGGGCATCGAAACGGTCGTCCGTTTCGCCATGCTCAACATCGTCCCCACCATTGTCGAATTCATCGTCACAGCGGTAATCTTCGTCTGGCTTTTCGGCGTCAGCTATCTTGGCGTGCTGGTCGCGATGATCTGGGGCTATCTCTATTTCACCATCAAGGCGTCGAACTGGCGTATCGCCATTCGCCGCGACATGAACAATTCCGACACTGACGCCAATGGCAAGGCGATCGACTCGCTGCTCAACTACGAGACGGTCAAGTACTTCGCCAATGAGAAAATGGAGGCTGAACGCTACGACGCCTCCATGGCCGGCTATGAACGCTCCGCCATCCGCATCTGGACCTCGCTCGGTTTCCTCAATTTCGGCCAGGCCGTCATCTTCTACGCCGGCTTCCTGATCATCTCGATCATGGCCGTGGTCGGCGTGATGAACCAGACCCTGACCCTGGGTGATTTCGTCCTGCTCAACACCTTCCTCATGCAGGTCTATCGCCCGCTCAACTTCATCGGCTTCGTCTATCGCGAACTGCGCCAGGGCCTGACCGACATCGAGGAAATGTTCAAGCTGCTCGACCAGAAGCCTGAAGTGGTCGACAAGCCTGATGCCAAGCCACTGGCCGTTACCGGCCCGGTCATCCGCTTCAATGACGTGACTTTCCACTACGATCCCGAGCGCCCCATCCTCAAGGGCGTCAGCTTCGAAGTGCCCGCCGGCAAGACCCTCGCCATCGTCGGTCCGACTGGCGCCGGCAAGTCGACGATCTCGCGTCTGCTCTATCGCTTCTACGACGTCACCGGCGGCTCGATCACCATCGACGACCAGGACTTGCGCGACATCACCCAGACCAGCCTGCGCTCGTCCATCGGCATGGTCCCCCAGGATACCGTGCTGTTCAACGACACCATCGGCTACAATATCGAATACGGCCGCCCCGGCGCCAATATCGAGGAAGTCCGCTCCGCCGCCGCCATGGCCCAGGTCGGCCCCTTCATCGAGTCGCTGCCGCATGGCTATGACACGCCGGTCGGCGAGCGTGGCTTGAAGCTGTCCGGCGGCGAAAAGCAGCGCGTCGCCATCGCCCGCACCATCCTCAAGGCCCCGTCCATCCTCATTCTCGACGAGGCCACCTCCGCCCTCGACACCAAGACCGAGCGCGACATCCAGTCCGCCCTCGACGTGGTCTCGAAGAACCGCACCACGGTCGTCATCGCCCACCGCCTTTCAACAGTGGTCAATGCCGACGAGATCATCGTGCTGCGCGAAGGCGTCGTTGCCGAACGCGGCCACCACACCGAGCTCCTGGCCCAGGACGGCCTCTACGCCCAGATGTGGAACCGCCAGCGCGAAGCCACCGAAGCCGAGGAAAAGCTCCTCGAAACCGCCAACGACCCCGACGGCTTCGTCAAACGCGGCACGCCGGCGGCCGAGTAG
- a CDS encoding GNAT family N-acetyltransferase codes for MTVIPATTADKPLIANLLQLYLYDMTETMPFPISADGSFEYDFFDRFWQFPYLIKSGDEIAGFAFVVDQCPLTGRNPCFFIAEFFILKAYRQRGLGRSSVNAIIANHPGNWHIGVPHANTPAQAFWGRALAAHHPEAKDINFDGDGWRLHAFTA; via the coding sequence ATGACCGTCATCCCCGCCACCACCGCCGACAAGCCGCTGATCGCCAACCTGCTGCAGCTCTATCTCTACGACATGACCGAAACCATGCCGTTCCCCATCAGCGCGGACGGAAGTTTCGAATACGACTTCTTCGACCGCTTCTGGCAATTTCCCTATCTGATCAAGTCCGGTGACGAGATCGCCGGCTTTGCCTTCGTCGTCGACCAATGTCCGCTGACCGGCCGCAATCCCTGCTTCTTCATCGCAGAATTCTTCATCCTCAAGGCCTATCGCCAGCGCGGCCTGGGTCGCTCCAGCGTCAATGCCATCATCGCCAACCATCCCGGCAATTGGCACATCGGCGTTCCACACGCCAACACACCCGCGCAGGCCTTCTGGGGCAGGGCGCTCGCCGCGCATCACCCCGAAGCGAAAGACATCAATTTTGATGGCGACGGCTGGCGCCTGCACGCCTTCACCGCCTGA
- a CDS encoding metalloregulator ArsR/SmtB family transcription factor, with product MHDDDIANIMRAMGHPVRLNILRILAKQERGECCCADVTDELTLAQSTVSQHIKVLLDAGLIERRPRGTRNCYIVQHERLSALGSAYSGMIAGFAPAPVKLEAELA from the coding sequence ATGCACGACGACGATATTGCCAATATCATGCGAGCCATGGGCCACCCGGTACGGCTCAACATCCTGCGCATCCTGGCCAAGCAGGAGCGCGGCGAATGCTGCTGTGCCGATGTCACCGATGAATTGACCCTGGCTCAGTCCACTGTCAGCCAGCATATCAAGGTGCTGCTCGATGCCGGCCTGATCGAGCGTCGTCCGCGTGGCACACGCAATTGCTATATCGTCCAGCATGAACGGCTCTCTGCCCTGGGCAGCGCCTATTCCGGCATGATCGCGGGCTTTGCCCCCGCGCCGGTGAAACTGGAAGCGGAACTCGCCTGA
- a CDS encoding LysM peptidoglycan-binding domain-containing protein: MTNSGLLPPTAATEPAVEAPAEVAAVTPAATPEPEATVSPEPELDVAPPATEVPDNLIGATFGLLRAEPDGSVVIAGSGTPGSEVEVYSDDALIGSAKVEASGDWVIVPDAPITPGGTEITLAEAGKQGRSAQSFVVVINDDKTSEPLVVASTPGAASDILQGLDRPAIDTQVAAADPVAPPAAAPAATPAPAEQTAAPVDEPAAPAEPSAPAAAAPAAVEPTPAAPETAAVETPAAPVETPAPAADATVAAADPAPATAPVEPAAVAVAPTIDAIEIEGDRTFFAGAGTEGAPIRLYVDDSFVADSTVQDGRWLVEGGNVLTKPSQRVRIDVLAANSADVIARAAVDFQIEAPATEAAPAAVAEAAPAAPTPAQPAPAAQSTPAAAAPAAPAETSAPVSVAESTPAPTAEPPVATDAVPTLVAISVGGPDSERFAAGKAIIRRGDNLWTIARRVYGEGIRYTTIYEANTGQIRDPDRIYPGQVFDLPN; the protein is encoded by the coding sequence ATGACCAATTCCGGCCTGCTGCCACCGACCGCTGCCACCGAGCCGGCCGTGGAAGCACCGGCTGAAGTTGCGGCCGTGACGCCTGCGGCGACGCCCGAGCCCGAAGCCACGGTTAGCCCCGAACCCGAACTCGACGTCGCCCCGCCGGCCACCGAAGTCCCCGACAATCTGATCGGCGCCACCTTTGGCCTGCTGCGCGCAGAGCCAGATGGCTCCGTCGTCATCGCCGGCAGCGGCACGCCCGGCAGCGAAGTCGAAGTTTACTCCGATGATGCCCTGATCGGTTCCGCCAAGGTCGAAGCGAGCGGTGACTGGGTCATCGTCCCCGACGCCCCCATCACCCCCGGCGGCACCGAAATCACCCTCGCCGAAGCCGGCAAGCAGGGCCGCTCTGCCCAGTCCTTCGTCGTCGTCATCAATGACGACAAGACCAGCGAACCTCTCGTCGTGGCCAGCACCCCCGGCGCCGCCAGCGACATTCTCCAGGGCCTCGACCGCCCCGCCATCGACACCCAAGTCGCCGCCGCCGATCCCGTGGCCCCGCCGGCCGCAGCACCAGCCGCAACGCCGGCGCCTGCTGAACAGACCGCAGCGCCGGTCGACGAACCAGCAGCACCTGCCGAGCCATCTGCGCCTGCCGCAGCCGCTCCGGCCGCTGTCGAACCCACACCCGCAGCGCCAGAAACAGCCGCCGTGGAAACGCCTGCCGCTCCTGTCGAAACCCCGGCTCCCGCTGCCGACGCCACCGTTGCCGCGGCTGATCCGGCGCCTGCCACGGCACCAGTTGAACCCGCTGCGGTCGCTGTCGCACCCACCATCGACGCCATCGAAATCGAAGGTGACCGCACCTTCTTCGCTGGCGCCGGCACCGAGGGCGCGCCCATCCGCCTCTATGTCGACGACAGTTTCGTCGCCGATTCCACGGTCCAGGACGGCCGCTGGCTGGTCGAAGGCGGCAATGTGCTGACCAAGCCAAGCCAGCGCGTCCGCATCGACGTGCTCGCCGCCAATAGCGCCGACGTCATCGCTCGCGCCGCAGTCGACTTCCAGATCGAGGCGCCCGCCACCGAAGCCGCACCGGCCGCCGTAGCCGAAGCTGCTCCGGCCGCGCCTACTCCTGCCCAACCGGCACCTGCAGCGCAATCCACTCCTGCCGCGGCTGCGCCAGCTGCACCGGCCGAAACGTCGGCCCCGGTGTCCGTGGCGGAAAGCACCCCGGCACCCACGGCCGAGCCGCCTGTGGCAACCGACGCCGTGCCGACGCTCGTCGCCATCTCCGTCGGTGGCCCCGATTCCGAACGCTTCGCCGCCGGCAAGGCTATCATCCGTCGTGGCGACAATCTCTGGACCATCGCCCGCCGCGTCTATGGCGAGGGCATCCGCTACACCACCATCTACGAAGCCAATACCGGCCAGATCCGCGATCCCGATCGCATCTATCCCGGCCAGGTATTCGACCTGCCGAACTAG